From the genome of Acidobacteriota bacterium, one region includes:
- a CDS encoding sugar ABC transporter substrate-binding protein: MRTRTVLVVAALAAVSSSCNREAPGGDARPKVALVLKTLNHPFFVEMRSGAQEAADRLGVQLEVQAAEREIDVEKQMQIVENLIQARIQALVIAPSGSREIVAALVKARDATVPIVIVDTRLDEATAEAAGVRPATFVGSDNYEGGKLAGAFLAAAAGGKARVAILEGIPGHETGDSRLRGFRDAIKNSPGITIVASQPANWERDQGFSVFQNMMQAQADIDAVFAASDLMALGAIEAIAAAGKTGTIRVVGFDALDDAKKAIAQGTMLASVAQFPFEMGQVAVESAVKVMRGETVPASIMVRLEMVTQASLSRP; this comes from the coding sequence ATGCGCACCCGGACCGTGCTCGTCGTGGCCGCCCTGGCGGCCGTGTCGTCGTCGTGCAACCGCGAAGCGCCGGGCGGCGATGCCAGGCCGAAGGTGGCGCTGGTGCTCAAGACGCTGAACCATCCGTTCTTCGTCGAGATGCGCAGTGGCGCCCAGGAAGCGGCCGACCGGCTGGGCGTTCAGCTGGAAGTGCAGGCGGCCGAGCGCGAAATCGACGTCGAGAAGCAGATGCAGATCGTCGAAAACCTGATCCAGGCGCGGATCCAGGCCCTGGTGATCGCGCCGAGCGGCTCGCGCGAGATCGTCGCCGCGCTCGTGAAGGCCCGCGACGCGACGGTCCCGATCGTGATCGTCGATACGCGCCTGGACGAGGCGACGGCCGAGGCCGCCGGTGTCAGGCCCGCCACGTTTGTCGGCTCCGACAACTACGAAGGCGGCAAGCTCGCCGGCGCGTTCCTGGCCGCGGCCGCCGGCGGCAAGGCGCGGGTGGCGATTCTCGAGGGCATTCCCGGCCACGAAACCGGCGATTCGCGACTGCGGGGGTTTCGCGACGCGATCAAGAATTCGCCGGGCATCACCATCGTGGCGTCGCAGCCGGCCAACTGGGAACGCGACCAGGGGTTCTCGGTCTTCCAGAACATGATGCAGGCACAGGCCGACATCGACGCGGTGTTCGCGGCCAGCGACCTGATGGCGCTTGGCGCCATCGAGGCCATCGCCGCCGCCGGCAAGACCGGCACCATCCGGGTCGTCGGGTTCGACGCGCTCGACGATGCGAAGAAGGCGATCGCGCAGGGAACGATGCTGGCGTCGGTGGCACAGTTTCCCTTCGAGATGGGCCAGGTTGCCGTCGAGAGCGCGGTGAAAGTGATGCGGGGAGAGACCGTGCCGGCCAGCATCATGGTGCGGCTGGAAATGGTGACGCAAGCATCGTTGTCGCGGCCGTGA
- a CDS encoding sugar ABC transporter ATP-binding protein produces MPPPVLEMRGIRKRFPGVAALDEVDLTVHAGEVHVLLGENGAGKSTLIKILSGAERRDAGEIRWHGEAVDIPHPGAALDLGIRVIYQELNLVPQLSVAENMFLGAIPTRWGGVIDWRELHRRAARLLAEWGMAMAPDTPLHRLGLGQRQMVEIAKALATEASVLVMDEPTSALTSTEVDQLAALVARLVARGVAVIYITHRLDEVYRIGHRVTVLRDGRRVATSLLTDVTLPELVRQMANRDIGEHFPRVRTAPGAELLRVEGLGRRGALADISFHVRAGEVVGVGGLLGAGRTELARVLAGADRADRGRMFVDGREVSCRTPAAAITHRIGLLPEDRQAHGLIGGSTIARNMALPHAGRLAPYGFLPGGCEAALAAPLVAQLRIKGTATQPVRLLSGGNQQKVVLGKWLAGDARIFIFDEPTRGVDVGAKVEIYHLMNQLTAAGAGILMISSELPELLGMSDRILVMHRGRLHAEFQSADATEDRVVSAALGLAS; encoded by the coding sequence ATGCCACCGCCGGTCCTCGAGATGCGCGGAATTCGCAAGCGGTTTCCCGGCGTCGCCGCCCTGGACGAAGTCGACTTGACGGTCCACGCCGGCGAAGTGCACGTGTTGCTCGGCGAGAATGGCGCCGGCAAATCCACGCTCATCAAGATACTGAGCGGCGCTGAGCGCCGCGATGCGGGCGAGATTCGCTGGCACGGCGAGGCGGTCGACATTCCTCATCCGGGTGCCGCGCTCGACCTCGGCATTCGCGTCATCTACCAGGAGCTGAACCTGGTGCCGCAGCTGTCGGTGGCCGAGAACATGTTTCTCGGCGCCATCCCCACCCGGTGGGGGGGCGTCATCGACTGGCGCGAACTGCACCGCCGGGCGGCGCGGCTGCTGGCCGAGTGGGGAATGGCGATGGCGCCCGATACCCCGTTGCACCGGCTTGGTCTCGGGCAACGCCAGATGGTCGAGATCGCCAAGGCCCTGGCCACGGAGGCCTCGGTGCTGGTCATGGACGAGCCGACGTCCGCCCTCACGTCGACCGAAGTGGACCAGCTGGCCGCCCTCGTGGCGCGTCTGGTCGCGCGCGGGGTTGCCGTGATCTACATCACCCATCGGCTCGACGAGGTCTACCGCATCGGGCATCGCGTGACGGTCTTGCGCGACGGCCGCCGCGTCGCGACCAGCTTGCTGACCGACGTGACGCTGCCCGAACTGGTGCGGCAGATGGCCAACCGCGACATCGGCGAGCACTTCCCGCGGGTTCGCACGGCGCCTGGCGCCGAGCTGTTGCGGGTCGAGGGCCTCGGCCGTCGCGGCGCCCTGGCCGACATCAGCTTCCACGTGCGGGCCGGAGAAGTCGTCGGCGTCGGCGGGCTGCTCGGCGCCGGCCGCACCGAACTGGCGCGCGTGCTGGCGGGGGCCGACCGCGCCGACCGCGGCCGCATGTTCGTGGACGGCCGCGAGGTGAGCTGCCGGACGCCGGCCGCCGCGATTACCCACCGCATCGGGCTGCTGCCGGAGGATCGCCAGGCACACGGCCTGATCGGCGGGTCGACGATCGCCCGAAACATGGCGCTGCCGCATGCCGGCCGGCTGGCGCCGTACGGGTTCCTGCCTGGGGGCTGCGAGGCGGCCCTTGCCGCCCCGCTCGTGGCGCAACTGCGCATCAAGGGCACGGCCACCCAGCCGGTGCGGTTGTTGAGCGGCGGCAACCAGCAGAAGGTCGTTCTCGGCAAGTGGCTGGCCGGCGACGCGCGGATCTTCATTTTCGATGAGCCGACCCGCGGCGTCGATGTGGGCGCGAAGGTCGAGATCTACCACTTGATGAACCAGCTCACCGCCGCGGGCGCCGGCATTCTCATGATCTCGTCTGAACTGCCCGAGTTGCTCGGCATGAGCGACCGCATCCTGGTGATGCATCGGGGGCGCCTGCACGCCGAATTTCAATCGGCCGACGCCACAGAGGATCGCGTGGTGTCGGCCGCCCTGGGACTGGCCTCGTGA
- a CDS encoding lipocalin-like domain-containing protein has translation MMNRLLILVIAMVVVGAPKGAPSWHALSAQTAWKDATAGYTYAFPRDHASHPDYKIEWWYYTGNVKTKDGRRFGYQVTFFRVGIDPAPTNPSKWAVRDLFMTHLAISDPSGRRYRYAEKLSRGGPGLAGAASDRYHVWNDDWSATLDGSRESGVGSRIGSRHLLKAVSPQAAIDLALDEGKAPIIHGVGGISQKGAEAGNASHYYSLTRMPTRGSLTVDGERFEVTGDSWMDHEFGTSFLEPGQRGWDWLSMQLSDGRELMLYQLRRDDGSRDPRSSGTLVATDGKTKHLDVNAFTLTPGRATFKSKNGAVYPIEWAISIPGEKLDLKITTPMADQELSLERSTGVAYWEGTIDVSGMRAGQPITGAGYLEMTGYFGSLGRVLSGR, from the coding sequence ATGATGAATAGGCTCCTCATACTGGTGATCGCGATGGTCGTCGTCGGCGCCCCTAAAGGGGCGCCCTCCTGGCACGCGCTGTCGGCGCAAACGGCCTGGAAGGACGCGACGGCCGGCTATACCTACGCGTTCCCGCGCGATCATGCGTCGCATCCCGACTACAAGATCGAGTGGTGGTACTACACCGGCAACGTCAAGACGAAAGACGGACGGCGGTTCGGCTACCAGGTCACGTTCTTCCGCGTCGGCATCGATCCGGCGCCGACCAACCCCTCGAAGTGGGCCGTTCGCGATCTGTTCATGACCCACCTGGCCATCAGCGACCCTTCGGGCCGGCGCTATCGCTACGCCGAGAAGCTGTCGCGCGGCGGCCCAGGACTGGCTGGCGCAGCCAGCGATCGCTACCATGTGTGGAACGACGATTGGTCGGCGACTCTTGACGGGAGTCGGGAGTCGGGAGTCGGGAGTCGGATCGGGAGTCGACACCTCCTCAAAGCCGTGAGCCCTCAGGCCGCGATTGATCTCGCGTTGGACGAAGGCAAGGCGCCGATCATTCACGGCGTGGGCGGCATCAGCCAGAAGGGCGCCGAGGCCGGCAACGCGTCGCACTACTACTCGCTGACGCGCATGCCGACGCGCGGCTCGCTCACCGTTGATGGCGAGCGCTTCGAGGTCACCGGCGACAGCTGGATGGATCACGAGTTCGGCACCAGCTTTCTCGAGCCTGGCCAGCGCGGCTGGGACTGGCTGTCGATGCAGCTGTCCGACGGCCGCGAGCTGATGCTCTACCAACTGCGGCGAGACGATGGGAGCCGGGACCCGCGATCGAGCGGCACGCTGGTGGCGACTGACGGCAAAACGAAGCACCTCGACGTCAACGCGTTCACGCTCACCCCCGGCCGCGCCACCTTCAAGTCGAAGAACGGCGCGGTTTACCCAATCGAGTGGGCGATCAGCATCCCAGGCGAGAAGCTCGACCTGAAGATCACGACGCCGATGGCCGACCAGGAACTGTCGCTCGAGCGCTCGACGGGCGTGGCGTACTGGGAAGGCACCATCGACGTCAGCGGCATGCGCGCGGGCCAGCCGATCACCGGCGCCGGCTATCTGGAGATGACCGGCTACTTCGGCAGCCTGGGTCGCGTTCTGTCGGGACGATAG
- a CDS encoding carboxypeptidase regulatory-like domain-containing protein — MRHALLALLTVLAMASPAWAQFETATVVGTARDSTGAVVPGAKVTLTNTATGVAAERTSDANGNYEFFTVRIGSYILTAEKPGFSIALVDNIQVTVGARQRVDLNMAVGQLTETVEVSARAVLLQTDSSDRSQVISAEQTKALPLNGREYSALALLSPGVRLSALNTGGFTPREGSFNVNGLRSTFNNFLIDGVDNNAYGTSNQGFSNQVMQPAPDAIGEFKVVTNNMSAEYGRSAGATINVAYASGTNTFRGSAWEFMRRTELNATGFFRPASGIKPDFDRDQYGGVIGGPIKKNKAFFFADFEIFDQLRGQAASTTIATLAQRTGVLAVDVRNPLTGETYAAGTPIPMTAFARKVLNDLPAPSTAGTANNLQILQQFTNRTPKAGGKVDVQISPRLSLFGRYGWRDADIFDQPNISGPSGGAGNARTYVNNKQFSSGLTYTPGGTSLFEARFGWSKTRAGKDPAALVAGEPRAEAAYGITGLPTDPRVAAGLPTQLITGFSDLGRQATNPQWQYPTVINPKINYTWLQGRHSLKTGYEYQRVLTEVQDVNPLYGRDSYAGQFSRPAGAAASNLYNLADFMFGLRSTYALSNLLVAELEQDMHFVYLQDDWRVSDRLTLNAGLRYEYATPWVEKNNILSNFDPATRTLVLAKDGSLEDRSTLTPDRNNFGPRIGLAFTPADRTVLRGGYGVSYVHFHRAGGANVLPINGPQVVNAVVVQTPAQAGFRTTQEGYPAGFTDPARFNPLAANITYMPKDYRSTSVQSWFASVQREVWSGALLDLAYVGNRSDGMLLFANFNQAAPNNAAGTIPLQQRRPIPEYADITYSFNGGKSRYHSFQTKFDWRIGTSMTFMSSLTLSQTKDNGAGSLENPNGNFPAPQDFRNLDADFGLSGYHQPYNSTTSFVVDLPIGRGRRYLGDANAVVDAILGGWQIAGINTVTPGERVTLTYTPSAAAQVSGIQQDFRGANNYRPNVNGDPLAPSGERTIDNWFNRANVVVPTDLSQPFGNAERNSVSGPLTWTVDLVTSKRFRMPWRNGNFELRGEFFNLLNRTNFRAPNGNRTAAAFGTIRSTYDPRIIQIGLKLSF; from the coding sequence ATGAGACACGCGCTGTTGGCACTGTTGACCGTGCTTGCGATGGCGAGCCCGGCTTGGGCTCAGTTCGAAACCGCTACCGTGGTCGGCACGGCTCGCGACAGCACCGGGGCCGTGGTGCCGGGCGCGAAGGTGACACTCACCAACACCGCGACCGGGGTCGCGGCCGAGCGCACCAGCGATGCCAACGGCAATTACGAGTTCTTCACGGTGCGAATCGGCAGCTACATCCTCACGGCCGAGAAGCCGGGCTTTTCGATTGCCCTGGTCGACAACATCCAGGTGACGGTGGGTGCCCGGCAGCGGGTGGATCTGAACATGGCCGTCGGCCAGCTGACGGAAACGGTGGAGGTCAGCGCGCGGGCGGTGCTGCTGCAGACCGACTCGAGCGACCGCAGTCAGGTGATTTCGGCCGAACAGACCAAGGCGCTGCCGCTCAACGGCCGCGAATATTCCGCACTGGCGCTGCTGTCGCCCGGGGTGCGGCTGTCGGCCCTCAACACCGGTGGCTTTACGCCGCGCGAGGGGTCGTTCAACGTCAACGGGCTCCGCTCGACCTTCAACAACTTCCTGATCGACGGCGTCGACAACAACGCCTACGGCACCAGCAACCAGGGCTTTTCGAACCAGGTGATGCAGCCGGCGCCCGACGCGATCGGCGAGTTCAAGGTCGTGACCAACAACATGAGCGCGGAGTACGGCCGCTCGGCCGGCGCCACCATCAACGTCGCCTATGCCAGCGGCACCAACACCTTTCGTGGCTCGGCCTGGGAGTTCATGCGGCGGACCGAGCTCAATGCCACCGGCTTCTTCCGTCCCGCCAGCGGCATCAAGCCCGATTTCGACCGGGATCAGTACGGCGGCGTGATCGGCGGCCCGATCAAGAAGAACAAGGCGTTCTTCTTCGCCGACTTCGAGATCTTCGACCAGCTGCGCGGCCAGGCGGCCTCGACCACCATTGCCACCCTGGCGCAGCGCACCGGCGTGCTGGCAGTCGACGTCCGCAACCCGTTGACGGGCGAGACCTATGCTGCCGGCACGCCGATTCCCATGACGGCCTTTGCGCGCAAGGTGCTAAACGATTTGCCTGCGCCCAGCACCGCCGGCACCGCCAACAACCTGCAGATTCTGCAGCAGTTCACCAACCGCACGCCGAAGGCGGGCGGCAAGGTCGACGTCCAGATCAGCCCGCGGCTGTCGTTGTTTGGTCGTTACGGCTGGCGCGATGCCGACATCTTCGACCAGCCGAACATCTCCGGGCCTTCTGGCGGCGCCGGCAACGCGCGCACCTATGTCAACAACAAGCAGTTCTCGAGCGGCCTGACCTATACCCCGGGCGGCACGTCGCTGTTCGAGGCGCGGTTCGGCTGGTCGAAGACGCGGGCCGGCAAGGACCCGGCGGCGCTCGTGGCCGGCGAGCCGCGGGCCGAAGCCGCCTATGGCATCACGGGCCTGCCGACCGACCCGCGCGTCGCCGCGGGCCTGCCGACCCAGCTGATCACGGGATTTTCCGATCTCGGGCGCCAGGCGACCAATCCGCAGTGGCAGTACCCGACAGTGATCAACCCGAAGATCAACTACACCTGGCTCCAGGGCCGGCACTCGCTCAAGACCGGCTACGAGTACCAGCGTGTGCTCACCGAAGTGCAGGACGTGAACCCGCTCTACGGCCGCGATTCGTATGCCGGACAGTTCTCGCGTCCCGCCGGAGCGGCCGCCAGCAACCTCTACAACCTGGCCGACTTCATGTTCGGCCTGCGCTCGACCTACGCCCTCAGCAACCTGCTGGTCGCCGAGCTCGAGCAGGACATGCACTTCGTCTACTTGCAGGACGACTGGCGCGTGAGCGACCGGCTCACGCTCAATGCGGGTCTGCGATACGAGTACGCCACGCCGTGGGTCGAGAAGAACAACATCCTGTCGAACTTCGACCCGGCGACCCGCACCCTGGTGCTGGCCAAGGACGGGTCGCTCGAGGATCGCTCGACGCTCACGCCCGATCGCAACAACTTCGGCCCGCGGATCGGTCTGGCGTTCACGCCGGCCGATCGCACGGTGCTGCGGGGCGGCTACGGCGTCAGCTACGTCCACTTCCACCGCGCCGGCGGCGCCAACGTGCTGCCCATCAACGGTCCCCAGGTGGTCAACGCCGTCGTGGTGCAGACGCCGGCGCAGGCGGGTTTCCGCACGACACAGGAGGGCTACCCGGCGGGCTTCACCGACCCGGCACGCTTCAATCCGCTCGCGGCCAACATCACCTACATGCCGAAGGACTACCGCTCGACCAGCGTGCAGAGCTGGTTTGCCTCGGTGCAACGGGAGGTGTGGAGCGGCGCCCTGCTCGATCTCGCCTACGTCGGCAATCGTTCGGACGGCATGCTGCTGTTTGCCAACTTCAACCAGGCCGCCCCGAACAACGCCGCCGGCACCATCCCGCTGCAGCAGCGCCGCCCGATTCCGGAGTACGCCGACATTACCTACTCGTTCAACGGCGGCAAGTCCCGGTATCACTCGTTCCAGACCAAGTTCGACTGGCGCATCGGGACGAGCATGACGTTCATGAGCTCCCTCACGCTGTCACAGACCAAGGACAACGGGGCGGGCTCGCTCGAGAACCCGAACGGCAATTTTCCAGCGCCGCAGGACTTCCGCAACCTGGACGCCGACTTCGGCCTCTCGGGCTACCACCAGCCGTACAACAGCACGACCAGCTTCGTGGTGGACCTGCCGATCGGCCGCGGCCGCCGCTACCTGGGCGACGCCAACGCCGTGGTTGACGCCATTCTTGGCGGCTGGCAGATCGCCGGCATCAACACCGTGACGCCAGGCGAACGGGTGACGCTGACGTACACCCCGTCGGCGGCGGCGCAGGTGTCGGGCATTCAGCAGGACTTCCGCGGCGCCAATAACTACCGGCCCAACGTCAACGGCGACCCACTGGCGCCGTCTGGAGAGCGGACCATCGACAACTGGTTCAACAGGGCCAATGTCGTCGTGCCGACCGATCTCAGCCAGCCCTTCGGAAACGCCGAGCGCAACAGCGTCAGCGGGCCGCTCACCTGGACGGTCGACCTGGTCACGTCGAAGCGCTTCCGGATGCCGTGGCGGAACGGCAACTTCGAGTTGCGTGGCGAGTTCTTCAATTTGCTCAACCGCACGAACTTCCGCGCGCCGAACGGAAACCGCACGGCGGCGGCATTCGGGACCATTCGCAGCACTTACGACCCGCGCATCATCCAGATCGGTTTGAAGTTGAGTTTCTGA
- a CDS encoding ribose ABC transporter permease, producing the protein MSRPGPLSRARQYGTVLALVGLSAALWALTPYFLTVPNLLNIAEQTSINAIVAVGMTYVIVSGGIDLSVGSIVALSGVVLGVSLQGGFPLPVALALALGAGAACGLVNGALVSLGRLPPFIVTLGMMSIARGAALVFTEGRPVSGFDPGFRAVATGEVLGVPAPIVVTVVVYLIAHAVLTRTTFGRYVYAIGGNEEATRLSGVTVRLHKTIVYGVSGLASAVAAVILTARLNSAQPIAGMMYELDAIAATVIGGTSLMGGEGRLAGTLVGALIMGVLRNGLNLLGVSSFLQQIVIGVVIIAAVLVDTVLKRHRN; encoded by the coding sequence GTGAGCCGTCCCGGCCCCCTGTCGCGCGCCCGCCAATACGGCACCGTGCTCGCGCTCGTGGGCCTGTCGGCGGCGCTGTGGGCGCTGACCCCCTACTTCCTGACCGTGCCCAACCTGTTGAATATCGCCGAGCAGACCAGCATCAACGCGATCGTCGCGGTCGGCATGACCTACGTGATCGTGTCGGGGGGCATCGACCTCTCGGTGGGGTCGATCGTCGCGCTCTCGGGCGTGGTTCTGGGCGTGTCACTGCAGGGCGGATTCCCGCTGCCGGTCGCGCTCGCCCTGGCGCTCGGCGCCGGCGCGGCTTGCGGCCTCGTGAATGGCGCCCTCGTCAGCCTGGGCCGCCTGCCGCCCTTCATCGTCACTCTGGGGATGATGAGCATAGCTCGCGGTGCCGCGCTGGTGTTCACCGAGGGCCGGCCGGTGTCTGGCTTCGATCCCGGGTTCCGCGCGGTGGCCACCGGCGAGGTGCTGGGAGTCCCGGCCCCAATCGTGGTGACGGTCGTCGTGTATCTGATCGCGCACGCCGTGCTCACGCGCACGACGTTCGGGCGCTACGTCTACGCGATTGGCGGCAACGAAGAAGCCACCCGCCTGTCCGGCGTCACCGTCCGGCTCCACAAAACGATCGTCTACGGAGTGTCGGGCCTGGCGAGCGCCGTGGCGGCCGTCATCCTCACGGCCCGGCTGAACTCGGCCCAGCCGATCGCCGGCATGATGTACGAACTGGACGCAATTGCCGCCACTGTCATTGGCGGCACGAGCCTCATGGGCGGCGAGGGGAGGCTGGCCGGAACCCTGGTCGGCGCCCTCATCATGGGGGTGCTTCGCAACGGCCTGAACCTGCTGGGCGTGTCGTCGTTTCTCCAGCAGATTGTCATCGGCGTCGTGATCATTGCTGCCGTACTGGTCGATACCGTGTTAAAACGCCACAGGAACTGA
- a CDS encoding Gfo/Idh/MocA family oxidoreductase codes for MARLNVGVIGAGRLGKVYVRDLAGRITETRVVAVADRVEALAQSIAAEFEVPRAYTDPLDLIADPAVDAIVIVTPTHTHGALAIAAAGSRKPTFCEKPPALSLQEIAAMKTAIDRSGGFFQMGFMRRFDPGYAAAKQQIEAGRIGMPLVFKATSRDPFRPSLEYANPASSGGMLIDMGIHDFDLARWFMGEVRSVAAIGATIAYPELATVGDIDNAIASLTFASGKLGVVDLTRSGIYGYDIATEILGLEGTIRIGYLRETPITIMTKAHGVSHDTVPYFIERFRDAYTNQLQNFAQNVLLGRDAPVTIDDGMEALRVGLAATRARETGATVLVSEVTK; via the coding sequence ATGGCGAGATTGAACGTGGGAGTGATCGGCGCCGGCCGGCTGGGCAAGGTCTACGTCCGCGACCTGGCCGGTCGCATTACCGAGACCCGCGTGGTTGCGGTGGCCGACCGGGTCGAGGCCCTGGCCCAGTCGATTGCCGCCGAGTTCGAGGTGCCGAGGGCCTATACCGACCCGTTGGACCTGATCGCCGATCCGGCGGTTGACGCCATCGTGATCGTGACGCCAACCCATACCCATGGGGCACTCGCGATCGCGGCGGCCGGGAGCCGGAAGCCGACGTTTTGCGAGAAGCCGCCGGCGTTGTCGCTGCAGGAAATCGCCGCGATGAAGACCGCGATCGACCGGTCGGGCGGGTTCTTCCAGATGGGGTTCATGCGCCGTTTCGATCCCGGCTATGCCGCCGCCAAGCAACAGATCGAGGCCGGCCGCATCGGCATGCCCCTGGTGTTCAAGGCCACTTCGCGTGACCCGTTCCGGCCGAGCCTCGAGTATGCCAACCCGGCGAGCAGCGGCGGCATGCTGATCGACATGGGCATTCACGACTTCGACCTGGCGCGCTGGTTCATGGGCGAGGTCCGCTCGGTGGCGGCGATCGGCGCGACCATCGCCTATCCCGAACTGGCGACCGTCGGGGATATCGACAATGCCATTGCCAGCCTGACCTTCGCCAGCGGCAAGCTGGGGGTCGTGGACCTCACGCGCAGCGGCATTTACGGCTACGACATTGCCACCGAGATCCTCGGCCTGGAGGGCACCATACGGATCGGTTACCTGCGCGAGACGCCGATCACGATCATGACCAAGGCGCACGGCGTGTCCCACGACACCGTGCCGTATTTCATCGAGCGTTTCCGCGACGCCTACACGAATCAACTGCAGAACTTCGCCCAGAACGTGCTGCTCGGCCGGGACGCGCCGGTCACGATCGACGATGGGATGGAAGCGCTGCGGGTGGGCCTGGCGGCGACGCGCGCGCGCGAAACGGGCGCCACCGTCCTGGTGTCCGAGGTTACGAAATGA